A DNA window from Aureibacter tunicatorum contains the following coding sequences:
- a CDS encoding energy transducer TonB, producing the protein MTKIKNISFKFSCLERYDDMKLQNDGRFCDSCEKLVYDFTDKTLEDLEQIKKENKGSVCGRFKKSQLNLSFYKYAAATVIAASSLAIDAEAQVNPQNNNDSTMSSESVIIGDIEEFDDNEIYNFIIENELPPEENESFDHFIVDPKYPEYLGGGVKGLYEFFNTELVYPSDLKLDGKVFVEFIVDEEGNIMNPKIVRGLSPDADKEALRLFNLIPDKFTPFILNGELYAQKMIIPIIFKKQ; encoded by the coding sequence ATGACCAAAATCAAAAACATCTCGTTTAAATTTTCTTGTCTGGAAAGGTATGATGATATGAAGCTTCAAAATGACGGACGTTTCTGTGATTCATGTGAAAAGTTGGTCTATGATTTTACTGACAAGACCCTAGAAGATCTAGAGCAAATCAAAAAAGAAAATAAGGGTAGCGTTTGTGGCCGGTTCAAAAAATCTCAGCTAAATTTAAGTTTTTATAAATATGCAGCTGCTACTGTTATTGCTGCGAGTAGTTTGGCTATTGATGCTGAAGCGCAAGTGAATCCTCAAAATAACAATGATTCAACGATGAGTTCGGAGTCAGTTATTATTGGTGATATTGAAGAATTTGACGATAACGAGATTTATAACTTTATTATCGAAAACGAACTTCCTCCAGAAGAGAATGAATCGTTCGATCATTTTATTGTGGACCCTAAATATCCTGAATATTTAGGAGGAGGAGTGAAAGGGTTGTATGAATTTTTTAATACTGAATTAGTTTACCCAAGTGATTTAAAACTTGATGGAAAAGTATTTGTCGAATTTATTGTAGATGAAGAAGGCAATATAATGAATCCAAAAATAGTGAGAGGCTTAAGTCCTGACGCTGATAAAGAAGCATTAAGACTATTTAATTTGATACCAGATAAATTCACACCTTTTATATTGAATGGTGAATTATATGCGCAAAAAATGATTATTCCAATAATATTCAAAAAACAATAA
- a CDS encoding GNAT family N-acetyltransferase, with protein sequence MIIIHTRVLSDHQKSEILKLWNNEYPKKLAYKTMADFDSYLQNLQDSSHMIVVENDKIVGWYFDFIREEERWFAIIVDSKCQGKGFGSKLLNLVKEERSELNGWVIDHSDDLKRNGENYRTPLPFYLKNGFKELSDIRLELEILSAVKIRWKKDNTL encoded by the coding sequence ATGATCATCATACATACTCGAGTACTTTCCGACCATCAAAAGTCCGAAATTCTTAAGCTTTGGAATAATGAATACCCGAAGAAGCTTGCTTATAAAACTATGGCGGATTTTGATTCTTACCTTCAGAATCTTCAAGATTCGTCGCACATGATTGTGGTGGAGAATGATAAAATCGTTGGTTGGTATTTTGATTTTATTCGTGAAGAAGAAAGGTGGTTTGCTATTATTGTAGATTCTAAATGCCAAGGCAAAGGTTTTGGGTCTAAACTATTGAACCTTGTCAAAGAGGAAAGATCTGAACTCAATGGTTGGGTTATTGATCATTCGGATGATTTGAAGAGAAATGGTGAAAATTATCGCACGCCATTGCCATTTTATTTAAAAAATGGCTTCAAAGAACTTTCGGATATACGATTGGAGTTGGAAATCTTGTCAGCGGTCAAGATCCGTTGGAAAAAAGACAATACTTTATGA
- a CDS encoding energy transducer TonB, whose protein sequence is MAKIKNISLKFPCLERYDDMKLQNDGRFCDSCEKLVYDFTDKTLEDLEQIKKENKGSVCGRFKKSQLNSSFYKYAAATVIAASSLAIDAEAQVNPQNKNDTLNSSEEILLGDIENFSDVDIEIEGEITECVDTTYVIVDKMPEYLDGGMKGLNQIISEEIKYPSDLKKGGRVFIEFVIGRDGNIYDPRVLKGLSTEADKEALRVISNKNIKFIPGEQRGQKVPVRMVLPIVFTKRD, encoded by the coding sequence ATGGCCAAAATTAAAAACATCTCGCTTAAATTTCCTTGTCTGGAAAGATATGATGATATGAAGCTTCAAAATGACGGACGTTTCTGTGATTCATGTGAAAAGTTGGTCTATGATTTTACTGACAAGACCCTAGAAGATCTAGAGCAAATCAAGAAAGAAAATAAGGGCAGCGTTTGTGGCCGGTTCAAAAAATCTCAGCTAAATTCAAGTTTTTATAAATATGCAGCTGCTACTGTTATTGCTGCGAGTAGTTTGGCTATTGATGCTGAAGCACAAGTGAATCCTCAAAATAAAAATGATACACTAAATTCTTCAGAAGAAATTTTATTAGGAGATATTGAAAATTTTAGTGACGTAGATATTGAAATCGAAGGTGAAATAACTGAGTGTGTTGATACAACTTATGTTATTGTAGATAAAATGCCTGAATATTTAGATGGAGGAATGAAGGGATTAAATCAAATCATTTCAGAAGAAATAAAATATCCTTCTGATTTAAAAAAGGGAGGAAGGGTATTTATAGAATTTGTCATTGGCAGAGATGGAAATATTTATGATCCAAGAGTACTGAAAGGTTTAAGTACTGAAGCCGACAAAGAAGCTTTAAGAGTAATAAGTAATAAAAATATAAAATTCATTCCAGGAGAACAAAGAGGGCAAAAAGTTCCAGTAAGAATGGTGTTGCCGATAGTATTTACAAAACGCGATTGA
- a CDS encoding energy transducer TonB: MMSRIFLFLIFYGLCCPLLAQDVAEKLFKEKNLEIINHCFEGMDTIDYSQIHPMYNGIHVCGLSGLTFLEVSQDSAFTHLIIQQIKLVSRKFFEQGKPIIILRGQGAYDEAYARSKSLGSDSIFYVGFGNSCLSFGDFNLGVTEFNQETRRLIAENKLKNSLSTIHYDSVYTIVDKMPEYIDGGYAGFYKMISKRTSFKGINRDKYSGLNTRFFAEFIISIEGKITNIKVLKSMGAEYDQEIIRVLSSEDIKFTPGIHDGKVVPVRMALPIIYHLK; encoded by the coding sequence ATGATGAGTAGAATATTTTTGTTTTTGATTTTTTACGGATTGTGTTGCCCTTTGCTCGCTCAAGACGTAGCTGAGAAGCTTTTTAAAGAAAAGAACTTAGAAATCATCAATCATTGCTTTGAGGGTATGGATACAATTGATTATTCTCAGATACATCCAATGTACAATGGCATTCATGTTTGTGGCTTATCAGGGCTTACGTTTTTAGAAGTATCTCAGGATTCTGCTTTTACGCATCTGATTATTCAACAAATAAAACTTGTTTCTAGAAAATTCTTTGAGCAGGGCAAGCCCATTATTATTCTAAGAGGTCAAGGGGCTTATGATGAGGCATATGCAAGAAGTAAGTCATTGGGGAGCGATTCCATTTTTTATGTAGGTTTTGGAAATTCATGTCTTTCTTTTGGCGATTTTAATCTTGGGGTGACAGAATTCAATCAAGAAACGAGAAGACTTATAGCGGAAAATAAATTAAAAAACAGCCTAAGCACAATCCATTACGATTCTGTATATACGATTGTTGATAAAATGCCGGAATATATTGATGGAGGATATGCAGGGTTTTATAAAATGATCAGTAAACGAACTAGTTTCAAAGGGATTAATCGAGACAAATATAGTGGACTGAATACTAGATTTTTCGCTGAATTTATAATTAGTATTGAAGGGAAGATTACAAACATTAAAGTTCTAAAAAGTATGGGAGCTGAATACGATCAAGAAATCATCAGAGTGTTAAGTAGCGAAGACATTAAATTTACACCTGGTATTCATGACGGCAAAGTAGTTCCTGTAAGAATGGCTTTACCTATTATCTATCATTTAAAATAA
- a CDS encoding O-acetyl-ADP-ribose deacetylase — translation MIKVRLIQGDITKQEVDVIVNAANSSLLGGGGVDGAIHRAGGAAILEECRKIRNKQGGCKTGEAVMTTAGNLPAKKVIHTVGPVWNGGGKDEKHLLSSCYLNALKLADENEYESVAFPNISTGIYRFPKEEAAKVAVEAVKSFAPQHIKTITFVCFDDDNFKIYEALI, via the coding sequence ATGATTAAAGTTAGATTAATCCAAGGTGATATTACAAAACAGGAGGTGGATGTCATTGTGAACGCAGCAAATTCTTCGCTTCTGGGAGGCGGGGGAGTGGATGGAGCGATTCATAGAGCTGGAGGGGCTGCGATACTGGAAGAATGCAGAAAAATCAGAAATAAGCAAGGCGGTTGCAAAACAGGCGAAGCTGTCATGACTACCGCTGGGAACTTGCCTGCAAAAAAAGTGATCCATACAGTCGGTCCGGTATGGAATGGAGGGGGTAAAGATGAAAAACACTTATTAAGTTCTTGCTATCTTAATGCGTTAAAGTTAGCGGATGAAAATGAGTACGAGTCCGTTGCTTTTCCCAATATCAGCACTGGCATTTATCGTTTCCCTAAGGAGGAGGCTGCAAAAGTTGCTGTTGAAGCGGTTAAGTCATTTGCTCCTCAGCATATAAAGACGATCACTTTTGTATGTTTTGATGATGATAATTTCAAGATCTATGAAGCGTTGATTTGA